The following coding sequences are from one Thermodesulfobacteriota bacterium window:
- a CDS encoding formate--tetrahydrofolate ligase, producing MAYDATKMPDWQISEEAEKNMPMPEDWRVKLGLEKDEMLPMGRLSKLDFLKIIKRLENKPDGKYIEVTAITPTPLGEGKSTTSLGLIEGLGARGKNVGGALRQPSGGPTMNVKGTAAGGGNSLLIPMTEFSLGLTGDINDIMNAHNLGMVALTARMQHERNYNDEQLARLTKMRRLDIDPTRVEFGWIIDFCAQALRNIVIGLGGRTDGYTMQSKFGIAVGSELMAILAVATDLADLKERINNITVAFDKSGKPVTCRDLEVGNAMAAFMRNTINPTLMSTAEYQPCLVHAGPFANIAVGQSSIIADRVGLKLWDYHVTESGFAADIGFEKFWNVKCRFSGLKPHVSILTATVRALKMHGGGPKVVAGKPLDEAYTKENLALVEKGCENMVHLIGVIRKSGINPVVCINRFYTDTDAEVALVKKVAEAAGARCAESNHWLKGGQGALEFADAVIDACDAGNDFKFLYPLEMKLRDRVDLIAREIYGADGVDWLPEAAAKADMLEKDPKYADFATMMVKSHLSLTHDPVRKGVPKGWRLPIRDVLIYSGAKFLCPCAGTISLMPGTASDPAFRRIDVDPATGKVSGLF from the coding sequence ATGGCTTACGATGCGACAAAAATGCCTGACTGGCAGATTTCCGAGGAAGCGGAAAAGAACATGCCCATGCCCGAAGACTGGCGCGTAAAACTCGGCCTGGAAAAGGACGAAATGCTGCCCATGGGCCGGCTGTCCAAGCTGGATTTTCTGAAGATCATCAAGCGTCTGGAGAACAAACCGGACGGTAAGTACATTGAAGTAACCGCCATCACCCCGACCCCCCTGGGAGAAGGCAAAAGCACCACCTCCCTGGGCCTGATCGAAGGCCTGGGCGCCCGGGGCAAAAACGTCGGCGGCGCCCTGCGTCAGCCCTCCGGCGGACCCACCATGAACGTCAAGGGCACGGCGGCCGGCGGCGGGAACTCCCTGCTGATCCCCATGACCGAATTCTCTTTAGGCCTTACCGGCGACATCAACGACATCATGAATGCCCACAACCTGGGCATGGTGGCCCTGACCGCCCGCATGCAGCATGAGCGCAACTACAACGACGAGCAGCTGGCCCGCCTGACCAAGATGCGCCGCCTGGACATCGACCCCACCCGCGTCGAGTTCGGCTGGATCATCGACTTCTGCGCCCAGGCCCTGCGCAACATCGTCATCGGCCTCGGCGGCCGCACCGACGGCTACACCATGCAGTCCAAGTTCGGCATTGCCGTGGGCTCCGAGCTGATGGCTATTCTGGCCGTGGCCACCGATCTGGCCGACCTGAAAGAGCGCATCAACAACATCACCGTGGCCTTCGACAAGTCCGGCAAACCCGTCACCTGCCGCGACCTGGAAGTGGGCAACGCCATGGCGGCCTTCATGCGCAACACCATCAACCCCACCCTCATGAGCACGGCCGAGTATCAGCCCTGCCTGGTTCATGCCGGCCCCTTCGCCAACATCGCCGTGGGCCAGAGCTCCATCATCGCCGACCGCGTCGGCCTGAAACTGTGGGATTACCATGTGACCGAGTCCGGCTTTGCCGCCGACATCGGATTTGAAAAATTCTGGAACGTCAAGTGCCGCTTCTCCGGCCTCAAGCCCCACGTGTCCATCCTGACCGCCACGGTTCGCGCCCTGAAGATGCACGGCGGCGGGCCCAAGGTCGTGGCCGGCAAGCCCCTGGACGAAGCCTACACCAAGGAGAACCTGGCCCTGGTGGAAAAAGGCTGCGAAAACATGGTCCACCTGATCGGCGTCATCCGCAAATCCGGCATCAACCCGGTCGTCTGCATCAACCGTTTCTACACCGACACCGACGCCGAAGTGGCCCTGGTGAAAAAGGTCGCGGAAGCGGCCGGCGCCCGCTGCGCCGAGTCCAACCACTGGCTCAAGGGCGGCCAGGGCGCGCTGGAATTCGCCGACGCGGTTATCGACGCCTGCGACGCCGGCAATGATTTCAAATTCCTGTATCCTCTGGAGATGAAGCTGCGCGACCGCGTTGACCTGATCGCCAGGGAAATTTACGGCGCCGACGGCGTGGACTGGCTGCCCGAAGCAGCGGCCAAGGCCGATATGCTGGAAAAAGATCCCAAGTACGCCGACTTTGCCACCATGATGGTCAAGTCCCACCTGTCCCTGACCCACGACCCGGTCAGAAAGGGCGTGCCCAAGGGCTGGCGTCTGCCCATCCGTGACGTCCTGATTTACTCCGGCGCCAAGTTCCTGTGCCCCTGCGCCGGGACCATCAGCCTCATGCCCGGAACCGCCTCTGATCCTGCTTTCCGCAGAATCGATGTCGATCCGGCCACCGGCAAGGTGTCCGGCCTGTTCTAA
- the hemC gene encoding hydroxymethylbilane synthase, with translation MSSADRVIKIGTRGSKLALWQANWVKNRLEESASGLTCELEIIKTSGDKILDVPLAAIGGKGLFVKEIEEALSGGRIDLAVHSMKDMPAELPPGLIIGAVPVRETPFDALISRDGVSFSGLPENCRVGTSSLRRAAQLLSLRPDMTIVPLRGNIDTRLAKLDRGEMEAIILAAAGLSRLGLAGAITEHLPEEIMLPAVAQGALCIETREADAFINNIVGRIGHADTRLAVTAERAFLRKLEGGCQIPIAALAKTDNGAISMDGLVADVDGGTIVRGRISGPAGKAATLGIQLAERLLARGADVILKKLNG, from the coding sequence ATGTCATCAGCCGACCGCGTCATTAAAATCGGTACCCGGGGCAGCAAGCTGGCCCTGTGGCAGGCCAACTGGGTCAAGAACCGGCTGGAGGAGAGCGCCTCCGGCCTGACCTGCGAACTGGAAATCATCAAGACCAGCGGCGACAAGATCCTGGACGTGCCCCTGGCGGCCATCGGCGGCAAGGGGCTGTTTGTCAAAGAGATCGAGGAGGCCCTGTCCGGCGGTCGGATTGATTTGGCTGTTCACAGCATGAAGGACATGCCGGCCGAGCTGCCGCCGGGGCTGATCATCGGCGCCGTGCCCGTGCGGGAAACGCCCTTTGACGCCCTCATTTCCCGGGACGGGGTATCGTTTTCCGGCCTGCCGGAAAATTGCCGGGTCGGCACCAGCAGCCTGCGCCGGGCGGCCCAGTTGTTGTCCCTGCGGCCGGATATGACCATCGTGCCTCTGCGCGGCAACATCGACACCCGGCTGGCCAAGCTGGACCGGGGCGAGATGGAGGCCATCATCCTGGCGGCCGCCGGTCTTTCGCGCCTGGGCCTGGCCGGGGCCATCACCGAGCACCTGCCTGAAGAGATCATGCTGCCGGCCGTGGCCCAGGGCGCCCTGTGCATCGAAACCCGGGAGGCCGACGCCTTCATTAATAATATAGTGGGCCGTATCGGTCATGCCGACACCCGCCTGGCCGTCACCGCCGAACGCGCTTTTTTAAGGAAGCTGGAAGGCGGCTGCCAGATTCCCATCGCCGCCCTGGCGAAAACAGATAACGGCGCCATCTCCATGGACGGCCTGGTGGCGGACGTGGACGGCGGCACCATTGTCCGAGGCCGGATCAGCGGCCCGGCGGGAAAGGCCGCCACCCTGGGCATTCAACTGGCCGAGCGCCTGCTGGCCCGGGGCGCGGATGTGATTCTGAAGAAACTGAACGGCTGA
- a CDS encoding zinc ribbon domain-containing protein, whose product MPIYEYKCKACNKKFEEIVLGGEEPDACRFCGSKKIGKLMSAGCFHTKDKSGLTTKSSASASSCSGCSSSSCAGCH is encoded by the coding sequence ATGCCCATCTATGAATACAAGTGCAAGGCCTGCAATAAGAAGTTTGAGGAAATTGTCCTGGGCGGAGAAGAGCCGGACGCCTGCCGCTTTTGTGGTTCCAAAAAAATAGGCAAACTCATGTCCGCCGGCTGTTTTCACACCAAAGACAAAAGCGGCCTGACCACCAAAAGCTCGGCGTCCGCCTCCTCCTGCTCCGGCTGCAGTTCCTCTTCATGCGCCGGCTGCCATTAA
- the selA gene encoding L-seryl-tRNA(Sec) selenium transferase: protein MASGKKTGTEPALSDKQLKSLKLIPGVDTVLELLKNDGNMADIPLSVLTAAVRAAVGEQRARVLSRKAGVSAESLSAEKTAEIAGEKAGRAMLPNLDRVINATGVVIHTNLGRSLLSPKAAEHIVRVACGYSNLEFDLARGKRGIRYACVEELICELTGAEAAMAVNNNAGAVLLCLESLARDREVIVSRGELVEIGGSFRIPDVMKKSGAVLKEVGTTNRTHPRDYEEAITDNTALLMKVHTSNYSMIGFTAEVGLGDLVDLGRKHGLPVMNDLGSGTLVDFRKYGLAYEPTIQEAVAAGTDVVTFSGDKLLGGPQAGIIVGKKDILATIRKNPLTRALRIDKLTLAALEITLREYRDSDRAVETIPTLKMMTAPVTEVLEKCQRLMALLKDTGDARLNAEIVDGVSRAGGGSFPLLEIPTKCLSIEIAGLSPDSLETALRGNRPPVIGRIEKEMLLMDMRTVAADELPVIRDALLAVLNR from the coding sequence ATGGCATCAGGGAAAAAGACCGGAACGGAACCGGCGCTTTCGGACAAGCAGTTGAAATCGCTAAAACTGATTCCCGGCGTCGACACCGTTCTGGAATTGTTGAAAAACGACGGGAACATGGCGGATATCCCCCTGTCCGTTCTGACGGCCGCCGTGCGCGCCGCCGTCGGGGAGCAACGGGCGCGGGTCCTTTCCCGGAAAGCGGGTGTCTCCGCGGAATCCCTGAGCGCGGAAAAGACCGCGGAGATTGCCGGGGAAAAAGCCGGGCGGGCCATGCTGCCCAACCTGGACCGGGTGATCAACGCTACCGGCGTGGTGATTCATACCAACCTGGGACGTTCCCTGCTGTCTCCAAAAGCGGCCGAACATATTGTCCGCGTGGCCTGCGGTTATTCCAACCTGGAGTTTGATCTGGCCCGGGGCAAACGGGGCATCCGTTACGCCTGCGTGGAAGAGCTGATCTGCGAACTGACCGGGGCCGAGGCGGCCATGGCGGTCAACAATAACGCCGGCGCGGTGCTGCTCTGCCTGGAAAGTCTGGCCCGGGACCGGGAAGTCATCGTTTCCAGAGGAGAACTGGTTGAAATCGGGGGATCGTTCCGCATTCCCGACGTGATGAAAAAAAGCGGGGCCGTTCTAAAGGAGGTGGGCACCACCAACCGCACCCACCCCCGGGATTATGAAGAGGCCATCACGGACAATACGGCCCTGCTGATGAAGGTCCACACCAGCAATTACAGCATGATCGGATTCACCGCCGAAGTCGGCTTGGGGGATCTGGTTGACCTGGGCCGGAAACACGGCCTGCCCGTCATGAACGATCTGGGCAGCGGCACCCTGGTGGATTTCCGCAAATATGGCCTGGCCTACGAACCCACCATCCAGGAGGCGGTGGCCGCGGGGACCGACGTGGTCACCTTCAGCGGCGACAAGCTCCTGGGCGGGCCCCAGGCCGGGATCATCGTGGGCAAAAAAGACATCCTGGCAACCATCCGGAAAAATCCCCTGACCCGGGCCCTGCGTATCGACAAGCTGACCCTGGCCGCCCTGGAAATCACCCTGCGGGAGTATCGGGACTCGGACCGGGCTGTCGAAACCATTCCCACCCTGAAGATGATGACGGCGCCGGTGACCGAGGTGTTGGAAAAATGCCAGCGGCTGATGGCCCTGCTCAAGGACACGGGCGATGCCCGCCTTAATGCGGAGATCGTGGACGGCGTTTCCCGGGCCGGCGGCGGGTCGTTCCCCCTGCTGGAGATACCCACCAAATGCCTCTCCATCGAAATTGCCGGACTCTCTCCGGACAGTCTGGAAACCGCCCTGCGCGGCAACCGGCCGCCGGTGATCGGCCGGATTGAAAAAGAGATGTTGCTGATGGATATGCGAACCGTGGCGGCGGATGAACTCCCGGTTATCAGGGACGCTCTGCTTGCCGTTCTGAACCGGTAG